In Pseudopipra pipra isolate bDixPip1 chromosome 24, bDixPip1.hap1, whole genome shotgun sequence, a single genomic region encodes these proteins:
- the DNALI1 gene encoding axonemal dynein light intermediate polypeptide 1: MAAPPESLLRYCPPQLISRRGDRASSGARSAKTTPSPPPRTPGAVSPSPKHPQELLNAILPPREWEEAQKLWVQEVSTAPSTRRDVVQLQEQLDRQLQQRQARETGLCPVRRELYTQCFDELIRQTTVSCAERGLLLLRVRDELQLTLAAYQALYESSVAFGVRKALQAEQGKALMEKRIAELEEERRELEKQVSEEKAKCEAIEQQEVERREIEEKKHNEEVLFLKRTNQQLKTQLESIIAAKN, translated from the exons ATGGCGGCCCCGCCGGAGTCGCTGCTGCGCTACTGCCCACCACAACTGATCAGCCGGCGGGGCGACAGGGCCTCCTCGGGG GCCCGCTCGGCGAAGACGACCCCCTCGCCGCCGCCCCGGACACCCGGCGCCGTCAGCCCCTCCCCGAAGCACCCGCAGGAGCTCCTGAACGCCATCCTGCCGCCGCg GGAGTGGGAGGAGGCGCAGAAGCTCTGGGTACAGGAGGTGTCCACCGCGCCCAGCACCCGCCGGGACGTcgtgcagctgcaggagcagctggaccGGCAGCTGCAGCAGCGGCAGGCGCGGGAGACCGGGCTGTGCCCCGTGCGCAGGGAGCTCTACACACAGTGCTTCG ACGAGCTGATCCGGCAGACGACGGTGAGCTGCGCGGAgcgggggctgctgctgctgcgggtGCGGGACGAGCTGCAGCTCACCCTGGCCGCCTACCAGGCGCTGTACGAGAGCAGCGTGGCCTTCGGCGTGCGCAAGGcgctgcaggcagagcagggcaagGCCCTCATGGAGAAACGG attgcagagctggaggaggaaaggagggagctggaaaagcaagtGAGTGAGGAGAAAGCCAAATGTGAGGCTATTGAACAACAAGAAGTAGAACGGCGAGAGATAGAGGAGAAGAAACACAACGAGGAGGTTCTGTTCCTCAAACGGACAAACCAGCAGCTGAAG acaCAACTTGAAAGCATCATTGCAGCAAAGAACTAA